In one window of Prosthecobacter fusiformis DNA:
- a CDS encoding helix-turn-helix domain-containing protein, which produces MNRRTIPSLQMSDYGQDSLRQQGVVVMPLELSMSREPSRLIPHFHDFFQLFLIQGPARLMHDFREYDVNGVTLFFLSPGQVHTIYPRSPSMHGTVASFTQAFFDHQSPPPSMLFELPFFFASGAAPSFSVEKKEAARIIALFSDLQREYDEGRRGVMEALRALLRILFIEASRLEAVGHPVQEPSRAALLTRQFHLALEHHFREWQALAPYAKQLGVTVNHLNDVIHEETGHSAGELIRHRRLLDAKRLLLHSDLSVSEIGYQIGFHDPSYFSRFFRRYVGETPAEFRDAIREKYH; this is translated from the coding sequence ATGAACCGCCGCACCATCCCCTCGCTCCAGATGAGCGACTACGGACAGGACAGCCTGCGGCAGCAAGGCGTGGTGGTCATGCCCCTGGAGCTTTCCATGAGCCGCGAGCCATCCCGGCTCATTCCGCATTTTCATGATTTCTTCCAGCTCTTCCTCATTCAGGGGCCCGCCCGCCTGATGCATGATTTCCGTGAATATGACGTCAATGGCGTAACGCTGTTCTTTCTCAGCCCCGGACAGGTGCACACCATTTATCCACGCAGCCCGTCCATGCATGGCACCGTCGCCTCATTCACGCAGGCTTTCTTTGATCATCAGTCGCCGCCGCCAAGCATGCTCTTTGAGCTGCCCTTCTTTTTCGCCTCGGGTGCTGCTCCTTCGTTCTCCGTGGAAAAGAAGGAAGCCGCCCGGATCATCGCCCTCTTCAGTGACCTCCAGCGGGAATACGATGAAGGCAGGCGCGGTGTCATGGAGGCATTGCGTGCCCTGCTGCGCATTCTCTTCATCGAGGCCAGTCGCCTGGAGGCCGTGGGTCACCCAGTGCAGGAGCCATCTCGCGCGGCCCTGCTGACCCGCCAGTTTCATCTGGCCCTGGAACATCACTTCCGGGAATGGCAGGCCCTGGCTCCCTATGCAAAGCAGCTGGGCGTCACCGTGAACCATCTCAATGACGTCATTCATGAAGAGACAGGTCATTCCGCAGGAGAGCTTATTCGTCACCGGCGGCTCCTCGATGCCAAGCGCCTTTTACTCCACTCGGACCTCAGTGTCTCCGAAATCGGGTACCAGATCGGCTTTCACGATCCCTCCTACTTTAGCCGCTTTTTCCGCCGTTACGTGGGCGAGACCCCAGCCGAGTTTCGAGATGCAATCCGAGAAAAATACCATTGA
- a CDS encoding DUF1549 and DUF1553 domain-containing protein codes for MKANPLWFPFGLILATVPLSAAEYENPVPWSYKPIQRPPIPEIKESTWPRDDLDRFILARLEKESLHPIGDAPRATWIRRASFDLRGLPPSHEEVEAFVGDPAGDDLAYAKVVDAFLQSERFGERWARHWLDVVRYADSVGRVWNAPFLYAFRYRDWVIDSFNNDKPYNRFIAEQLAGDLLPAKTVAQRREQITGTGMLALGSLSLQEGSYEQFVLDQVDDQMDVSSRAFLGLTFSCARCHDHKTEPVSQKDYYALAGIFYSSRTLSGLANRHDMTRAGYVDPEMLVDLPTSLNEPIGPPQKLPAGVHSMDDIRALGNPKQIPRYDMDPHFSMGLVEGEVRDCALAIGGDPYEREAAPARGKITVPSLPPLPAIATGSSGRFELAQWIASPANPLTSRVMVNRIWQHLFGEGIVRTVDDFGITGADPTHPELMDHLAVRFVEGGWSVKKLIRTLMLSRTYRLASSTGTASDPNHPDAGNKLHWRMNARRLEIEPLRDTLLQLAGRLDLNRPEGIQVGGTGGKGRMGVTQSFIGIEDPFRTIYLPVIRDAVPELFSTFDFPGPTQIKGLRDVTTTPPQSLFFMNSPFMEDTAAEIAARILEQDKSTSEGVTHAYRYLLGRAPSPEESAEATALIQSFEEASDTSRWTTLVQALLGTAEFRYVF; via the coding sequence ATGAAAGCGAACCCGCTCTGGTTTCCCTTCGGACTCATCTTGGCCACCGTGCCTCTCTCGGCAGCTGAATATGAAAATCCAGTCCCCTGGTCCTACAAGCCCATCCAACGTCCCCCCATCCCTGAGATCAAGGAATCCACTTGGCCCCGTGATGACCTGGACCGCTTCATTCTCGCCCGGCTGGAAAAGGAAAGCCTTCACCCCATCGGTGATGCACCTCGTGCCACCTGGATCCGCCGCGCTTCTTTTGACCTTCGCGGCCTCCCTCCTTCTCACGAGGAAGTGGAGGCCTTCGTCGGTGACCCAGCAGGCGATGATCTCGCCTATGCCAAGGTCGTGGACGCCTTTCTGCAGAGCGAGCGTTTTGGCGAACGCTGGGCCCGCCACTGGCTGGATGTGGTGCGTTATGCCGACAGTGTCGGACGCGTCTGGAACGCCCCCTTTCTGTATGCCTTTCGTTACCGCGACTGGGTCATTGATTCCTTCAATAATGACAAGCCCTATAACCGCTTCATTGCCGAGCAGCTAGCTGGTGATCTCCTGCCCGCAAAGACCGTCGCTCAAAGGCGTGAGCAAATCACTGGCACCGGCATGCTGGCCCTGGGCAGCCTCAGCCTCCAAGAAGGCAGTTATGAGCAGTTCGTGCTCGATCAGGTGGATGACCAGATGGACGTCTCCTCCCGCGCCTTCCTTGGCCTAACATTCAGTTGCGCACGTTGTCATGATCACAAGACGGAACCCGTCAGCCAGAAGGATTATTATGCCCTCGCTGGCATTTTTTACAGTAGCCGCACCCTCTCCGGCCTCGCCAACCGCCATGACATGACTCGCGCCGGATATGTGGATCCCGAGATGCTCGTGGACCTTCCCACTTCCCTGAATGAACCCATCGGCCCACCGCAAAAACTTCCCGCCGGTGTCCATTCCATGGATGACATCCGCGCCCTTGGGAATCCCAAGCAGATTCCCCGGTATGACATGGACCCGCATTTCAGCATGGGCCTGGTCGAGGGCGAAGTTCGCGACTGTGCACTCGCCATCGGTGGAGATCCGTATGAACGCGAGGCCGCTCCGGCACGTGGCAAAATCACCGTTCCCAGCTTGCCACCCCTGCCCGCCATCGCCACTGGATCTTCAGGCCGCTTTGAGCTGGCCCAGTGGATCGCCTCCCCCGCCAATCCATTGACCTCACGCGTCATGGTCAACCGCATCTGGCAGCATCTTTTTGGTGAAGGCATCGTCCGCACCGTGGATGATTTCGGCATCACCGGCGCAGATCCTACCCATCCAGAACTGATGGATCATCTTGCCGTCCGGTTTGTTGAAGGTGGCTGGTCCGTCAAAAAGCTGATCCGCACCCTGATGCTCAGCCGCACCTATCGCCTCGCCTCCTCCACCGGCACCGCCAGTGATCCCAATCATCCCGATGCAGGCAACAAGTTGCATTGGCGCATGAATGCCCGCCGTCTCGAGATCGAACCCCTGCGCGATACCCTTCTTCAGCTGGCAGGCCGCCTCGACCTCAATCGTCCTGAAGGCATTCAGGTGGGTGGCACTGGCGGCAAAGGCCGCATGGGCGTCACTCAGAGTTTCATCGGGATTGAAGACCCCTTTCGCACCATCTACCTCCCCGTCATCCGCGATGCCGTGCCCGAGCTTTTCAGCACCTTTGATTTCCCCGGTCCCACCCAGATCAAAGGCCTCCGCGATGTCACCACCACGCCGCCCCAATCCCTCTTTTTCATGAACAGTCCCTTCATGGAAGACACTGCCGCCGAGATCGCTGCGCGAATTCTGGAGCAGGACAAAAGCACCTCCGAGGGCGTGACCCATGCATATCGTTATTTGTTAGGCCGCGCCCCCTCGCCCGAAGAATCCGCCGAGGCCACCGCCCTCATCCAAAGTTTCGAAGAAGCTTCCGATACCTCCCGCTGGACCACCCTTGTGCAGGCTCTGCTCGGCACCGCCGAGTTCCGTTACGTGTTCTAA
- a CDS encoding DUF1501 domain-containing protein codes for MITRRHILQSTGAGFGWLAFQALSQQWAHAAAPPKTINPLAPKPPHFAPRAKRVIFMFMQGGPSHLDTFDWKPELVRAQERKLQKYMGSAFEFKPRGQSGMMISEAFPELAKHADSLCMLNGMKTATNAHQMATVALHIGSESFVRPSMGAWVVYGLGSEAEDLPGFVTINPIADNGGAMNYGSAFLPATFQGTRLNSGGGGVAHLSNSRLSDADQKRQIEFIQKANRRLLGQDPGNPEIEGVIQSYELAYKMQTSVPMTLDLDQEPAHIREMYGLDNGDTERFGTQCLMARRMAEKGVRFIQLTSPGWDHHNGLRDNLGRQCHSIDKPIAGLIADLKQRNMLDETLIIWGGEFGRGSAYDNELYNGRGHNGGGYTMWMAGGGVKGGYVHGSTDEMGDTATTGIIQTHDLHATILHLLGINHERLTYRYAGRNFRLTDVAGVVAKDILA; via the coding sequence ATGATCACCCGTCGTCATATCCTTCAGTCCACCGGTGCCGGTTTCGGCTGGCTGGCCTTCCAGGCACTCAGCCAGCAGTGGGCGCATGCCGCCGCACCGCCGAAGACCATCAACCCGTTGGCCCCGAAGCCGCCGCATTTTGCTCCCAGGGCCAAACGTGTCATCTTCATGTTCATGCAGGGCGGTCCCAGCCATCTGGACACCTTCGACTGGAAGCCGGAGCTAGTCCGGGCACAGGAGAGAAAGCTTCAAAAGTACATGGGCTCCGCCTTTGAGTTCAAACCTCGCGGCCAGAGCGGCATGATGATCTCCGAGGCCTTTCCCGAACTGGCCAAACATGCCGATAGCCTCTGCATGCTCAATGGCATGAAGACCGCCACCAACGCCCATCAGATGGCCACCGTCGCCCTTCATATAGGTAGCGAATCATTTGTTAGGCCGTCCATGGGTGCCTGGGTGGTCTATGGCCTCGGCTCAGAGGCTGAAGACCTGCCCGGTTTTGTCACCATCAATCCCATCGCTGACAACGGCGGTGCCATGAACTACGGCTCCGCCTTCCTTCCGGCTACCTTCCAGGGTACGCGCTTGAATTCAGGCGGCGGTGGAGTGGCCCACCTCAGCAACAGCCGCCTCTCCGATGCCGATCAGAAACGGCAGATCGAGTTCATCCAAAAGGCTAACCGCCGCCTGCTCGGCCAGGATCCTGGCAATCCAGAAATCGAAGGCGTCATTCAGTCCTACGAACTCGCTTACAAGATGCAGACCTCCGTACCCATGACACTGGACCTGGACCAGGAGCCTGCGCACATCCGCGAAATGTATGGGCTTGATAATGGCGATACCGAACGTTTCGGCACCCAGTGTCTCATGGCCCGGCGCATGGCGGAAAAAGGTGTCCGTTTTATCCAGCTCACCTCTCCCGGTTGGGATCATCACAACGGCCTGCGCGATAACCTCGGCCGCCAGTGCCACTCGATTGACAAGCCCATCGCCGGTCTCATCGCCGACCTGAAACAGCGCAACATGCTGGATGAAACCCTCATCATCTGGGGCGGTGAATTCGGCCGTGGTTCCGCTTATGACAACGAGCTGTACAACGGTCGCGGTCACAATGGCGGCGGTTATACCATGTGGATGGCCGGCGGCGGTGTGAAGGGCGGGTACGTCCACGGCAGCACCGATGAAATGGGCGATACCGCCACCACCGGTATCATCCAGACCCACGACCTCCACGCCACCATCCTGCATCTTCTCGGCATCAACCATGAACGCCTCACCTACCGCTACGCCGGCCGCAACTTCCGCCTCACCGACGTCGCTGGAGTCGTCGCCAAAGACATCCTCGCCTGA
- a CDS encoding MFS transporter, with protein MNETVIEEMPPRVRPQQKATETVFALLFAISFSHMLNDTIQALLPAIYPVLKESYGLTFTQLGLITLTFQCTASLLQPLVGYITDKRAMPYSLPVGMGLTLVGLLLLSQAHTFPAILIASAMVGSGSAIFHPEASRIAHMAAGKRRGLAQSLFQVGGNAGTSIGPLLAAWFIVPHGQAALSWFSIIAMVGVLVLFQVGQWQGRNLHRIHKKRAPMSGSLSDAPATGRIAFAVAVLVILIFSKYVYLASLTNYYTFYLMDRFQVSVQHSQYYLFIFLFSVAAGTIIGGPVGDAIGRKRVIWVSILGVAPFSLWLPHAGLLTTAILTVIIGLVLASAFSAILVYAQELMPGKVGMIAGLFFGLAFGIAGIGSAVLGAVADKQGINFVFHACAYLPLLGLLTVFLPDVETAKEK; from the coding sequence ATGAATGAGACAGTGATCGAGGAGATGCCGCCCCGGGTGAGGCCTCAGCAGAAAGCCACGGAGACCGTGTTTGCCCTGCTCTTTGCCATCAGCTTTTCACACATGCTGAATGACACCATTCAGGCCCTGCTTCCCGCCATCTATCCGGTTCTCAAGGAGTCCTATGGACTCACTTTCACTCAGCTAGGTCTTATCACCCTCACCTTTCAGTGCACCGCCTCGCTCTTGCAGCCATTGGTCGGTTACATCACGGACAAAAGGGCCATGCCATATTCCCTGCCTGTCGGCATGGGCCTGACCTTGGTCGGCTTATTGCTTCTGTCCCAGGCGCATACTTTCCCGGCCATTCTGATCGCCTCGGCCATGGTCGGTAGCGGCTCCGCCATCTTCCATCCAGAGGCCTCGCGCATCGCCCACATGGCGGCGGGGAAGCGGCGCGGGCTGGCGCAGTCGCTGTTCCAGGTTGGTGGCAATGCAGGGACATCCATTGGTCCTTTGCTAGCCGCCTGGTTCATCGTGCCACACGGTCAGGCTGCCCTGTCATGGTTCTCCATCATTGCCATGGTGGGAGTCCTGGTACTCTTCCAGGTGGGGCAATGGCAGGGGCGAAACCTTCACCGCATTCACAAGAAGCGTGCGCCCATGTCCGGTTCCCTGAGTGACGCCCCCGCGACTGGCCGCATCGCCTTTGCCGTGGCTGTGCTGGTGATCCTCATTTTCTCCAAGTATGTCTATCTGGCCAGCCTGACTAATTATTATACCTTTTACCTCATGGACCGCTTCCAGGTCTCTGTGCAGCATTCGCAGTATTACCTGTTTATCTTCCTCTTCTCGGTAGCTGCGGGCACCATCATTGGCGGACCTGTGGGTGATGCCATTGGTCGCAAGCGGGTCATCTGGGTTTCCATCCTCGGCGTGGCCCCCTTCTCCCTGTGGCTGCCTCATGCCGGACTGCTGACCACGGCCATTCTGACGGTGATCATTGGTCTGGTGCTGGCTTCTGCCTTCTCGGCCATCCTGGTCTATGCGCAGGAACTCATGCCTGGAAAGGTGGGCATGATCGCCGGTCTCTTTTTTGGTCTCGCCTTTGGCATTGCAGGCATCGGCTCGGCCGTGCTGGGTGCGGTAGCAGACAAACAGGGCATCAACTTTGTCTTTCATGCCTGTGCCTACCTTCCCCTGCTGGGTCTGCTGACGGTGTTTCTGCCCGATGTCGAAACTGCCAAAGAGA